Within the Miscanthus floridulus cultivar M001 chromosome 17, ASM1932011v1, whole genome shotgun sequence genome, the region TTGTTATTTCTGTTGTTAAATGGAAATGGGAGATACCCGGTTCTGAAAAGAGAAcatttaaatttgaattgaatATATATTTTTTAGGGAAGAATTGAATACTTCTAAGTTCTGACTTTCTGTATAAACATTTTAAATCTTTTGTTCTATCGTTAATTTATTCAAAACCTGGACAACAATCCTTTAGGATTCATTGAACAGTTTATGCTAGTTTCTAATCAAGGAAATGTTACAAACATATGGTGTTATTTCTTTCCAGGTTAGTGGGACTAGTGGTCTTAAGATCCAGATTTCTTTGTTGTGCCTCTTGTTGTTTGACTCTTAATAACAGGATGTTGTCAGCCGCATGTCAGCGTGAACTTTTTCCTGATAGGCTCAATTGCTTCAAATTGACTTGCTCATATACCTGAACTGAAGTTATTAGGGATTATCTCGTATGCCTGATTACTTAGCATTTCTTTCTTGAGCTACCAATCTGTATGATCAAGTGTGCTTTGTTGACTTGTCTGGGGCTTACTTCCTGTACACTAGTGCTGCCAGGATACTTAGGTTTCTTGGTATGTCGTATCTTGGATGTTTTAAGGTGTTTGTGGTGTACCATGGAACAATTGTACTAAGTAGTTCATCCAGCAGTTCTAATTTTTCCTTCAAGTAGCACTTCTACTGCTATCTTTTTTTGTGTTATAATTTAAATTTGTTGAAATATTGATTTGCAATCTGCCTGCTTCTTATAATACTAGAATTGTGGTTATGAATTGAATGACCAACCCTGCTATATGCATGCACAATGTATATTGGTTTCCAACACCAGTTTTTCACCTTTTTCAGTCTCCCATGCATGCTGTAGAGTGCGGGCGGTGCATGTAGTGTGAGTCAAGCTGTCAAGTGTGTCGGCGTCCAAGGTAGCTGGACCACGACTACGGAGTTCGTAGCCTCGTTCCGTCGTCGCCGGCGAGGTTTTGCCCCTCAGCCGTCGGCTTGTTGTTTGGAGAAGAGGGAGGAAATTAGATTGATAATACTTGCCTGCTACTCACGTGTTCTGTTACAGCATATATGGCCTAAGGCCTTCACACGGATGGAAACTAATTGATCCTATAATTAAGGACTGTAAATAGAAAGTAACAAACTAGACTACGTTTCCATCCTAGCCACTCGTCGATGCCGAGCCGCCCGCGACGCCGTGCGCGCCCATCGCGCGTTCCGCGGCCCTCCGCACGTCTCTGGCCCTCCTGCGCCAGGTGTAGGTGtgtccccacatgacatctctcccgccCTCGAGagccagctcgtcctcgagctggaatgcCAGAAACTTGCCGCGGAATGTGTCGACGTCCTCCCAAGTCGCTGAAGCCGCGGACTCGCCCTTCCAGTGAACCAAGACTTGGCGCACACCCCGAGCCAGCCGGAAACGAACAGCACGCTCCGGTTCGGGAGCCACCGCGCCGTGATGAATGATGGGCAGCGGCGGAGGGGCTTCCGGAGGTGGCCCGTCGAACTTCTTCAGGAGGCCGATATGGAAGACATCGTGAAGCCGAGCGCCCACCGGCAGAGCGAGGCGAACTGCAACCTCGTTGATCAGCTCGGTGACCTTGTACGGCCCGTAGAAACGCGGCTTGAGCTTGCCTGTCGTGGCGTGAGGAAGAGACGACGCCGCCCGCTGCCGGAGTCGCAGGAGCGCCTAGTCACCGACGTGGTACGCAACCTGGCGATGGTTCTTGTCGTAGTGGAGCTTGTGGATCGCCTGAGCCTGCTCGAGCCTGTAACGAATGTCAGCAAGGAACTCTTCACGTTCTTCCATGTTCCTGGCCACGGCAGCGACCCGTGTCGCCCGGTTCGTAGGACCGGATCGACGGCGGTTCCTGCCCATAGACAACGTGGAACGGCGTGTCCCGAAGGGAGgactggtaggcggtgttgaagacaAACTCCGCCCAAGGCAGCCAGCGCAGCCACTGCCGCGGTCGATCTCCAGTGAGGCATCGTAGGTACATGATGATGACACGGTTGGCGGCCTCGGACTGTCCATCCGATTGCGGATGAAATGCGGTGGTCATGTGGAGCTTTGTCCCCATGAGGCACATGAGCTCGCGCCAAAACGTGGAGGTGAACACGGGGTCGCGGTCCGACACCATGGACTGCGGAACGCCGTGCAGCCTGACGATGTCGGCGAAGAAAGCTTGGGCGACGGACTCGGCGGAGTACGGGTGCGCCAGAGGGATGAAGTGGCTGTACTTGCTGAACCTGTCCACCACGGTCAGGATGACGGACTTGCCCCGAACGCGCGGTAGTGCTTCGACGAAGTCAAGGGCGATGTCCGTCCAAACTCCCTGCGGCACCGGCAGTGGGAGCAGAAGTCCCGCTGGATGCAAATGCTCCGACTTGTAGCGCTGACAAATGACGCAGCCCCGCACGTAATCCTGCACAACTTGTTTCATGTTAGGAAAATGGAAGTCGCGCCAGAGCCGATGTAGTGTGCGCTGGACTCCTTCATGCCCCTCCTCATGAGTGGCAGCCAGAATCTCCTGGACGAGGGGGGACGCGGGTGGGATGTACAGGCGCCCAGCGTACTGCACCATGTCGTCGACGAGCGCCCACGGCGCCCCGCGGGAGCCTGCGCGCACGTCGTCCTGGATGGCGATGAGGGCCGGATCGGTGAGCTGGGCCTGGCGGAGACGTGCGACGAAGTCGAAACGGGGGGCCGATAGGGCCAGCACAGCCCCCTCCTCCGTCGTATCGCGGCGAGACAATGCATCAGCCACTGCGTTCGCCGTCCCGGGCTTGTactcgacggagaaatcgaagccAAGGAGCTTGCCGACCCAGTGATGTTGGGGGATCGTCGCGAGCCTCTGATCAAGCAGGTACTTGAGGCTATAGTGGTCCGTCTTGACGACGAATCGACGCCCCCACAAGTACGGCCTCCGGTGTCGAACAGCGTGGACAAGGCCGATGAGCTCCCGCTCATAAGCGGCGAGGGACTGGTGGCGTGGCGCGACGGGTCGGCTGAAGAAAGCGATCGGGTGGCCCTCCTGGACGAGCACGGCGCCGAACCCGTGTGAAGACGCGTCGCACTCGACGACGAACGGCTTGGCGAAGTCCAGCATGGCAAGCACTGGTGCCGAAGTGACCGCGGCCTTGAGGGCGTCGAAAGCCGCGGTTGCCGCAGCAGTCCAGGAGAACCCGTCCTTCTTGAGGAGGACCGTCAGCGGGGCGGCGACCGTGCCGTAGTTGTGGACGAACTTGCGATAGTACCCCGCCAAGCCGAGGAAGTCGCGGACTGCCCGCGCCGAGCGAGGCACCGGCCAGTCATGGATGGCCTGCACCTTGGCCGGATCCATGGTGACACCCCCCGCGGAGATGACGTGGCCGAGGTAGGCGACGGAGGTGACGCCGAAGGCGCACTTGGCGCGCTTGATGAAGAGCCGGTGCTGCCGCAGCTCGGAGAGGACAGCGCGGAGGTGACGCAGGTGGTCGGCCCAAGTCGTGCTAtagatcaaaatatcatcaaaaaAGACAAGGACGAAACGACGTAAAAATGGGCGAAGCACATCATTCATGAGCGCCTGGAATGTCGCTggggcgttgcacagcccgaacggCATCACCAAGAACTCGTAGAGGCCGTCGTAGGTGTGGAACGTGGTCTTGTGGACGTCCTCCGGCCGCATCCGGACTTGGTGATAGCCGGAACGCAGGTCTAGCTTGGTGAAGAAACGCGCGCCATGGAGCTTGTCGAGCAGCTCGTCGACGACAGGGATGGGAAAAGCGTCCTTGATGGTGAGCGCGTTCAGCGCCctgtagtcgacgcagaagcgcCACGAGCCATccgccttcttgacgaggagcaCCGGCGAGGAGAACGCCGAGTCGCTGCGGCGGACAATGCCCTGCTGGATCATGGCGGCGCATTGTCGCTCAAGTTCGTCCTTGTGCGCCGCCGGGTACCGGTACGGTCGGACCGCCATGGGTTGCGCGTCCGGCTTGAGGATGATGCTGTGGTCGCGGCCCCGTTTGGGCGGCAGCCCCGTCGGCTCGGCGAAGACGTCCTCGAAGGCTGCCAGGAGCACGTCGAGGAGGGACGCGGGCGCCGCGCTGGTCGCCGTGGCGCGTAGAGCAGCCGTGCTGGACGTGGCCACACCTGCCCACGTGATGGTGTGGCCGTGTCGCTGGAATGACATGGAACACTCGGTGAAGTCCCAAACGATCTTCCCCAGTGTGGCCATCCACTGAGTCCCCAGCACCATGTCGTACCCTGCGAGTGGCATGACAAAAAGCTCGACGTGGAACGGTGTATTATCAATGGAGATCGGCGCGCGGCGAATGACGCCGGGACAGGCGACCCTCTCGCCGTTGGCGACTGTGGCCGTGAGGCGAGGCCGGGGCTGGATGGGCAGCCCTGTTCGCAGCGCGGCATCCTCGGCGATGAAGTTATGCGTGGAGCCGGAGTCGAGGAGCGCGATGAGGGAGGTGGCGCCCAGCGACACCGTGATCTGCACCGTGTCGCAAGTCGGGACGCCTGTGACCGCGTGCAGGGAGAAAACCGGCGCCTCCGTGCCCGGGTTCTTGTCCCCTGCAGCgacgtcgtcgtcggcgtcgtccTCCAGCGCGCAGTCGAGGAGGAAGAGGCGCTTGCAGACGCGGTTGTGCCCCCGGCCGTACTTTTCATCGCAGTTATAGCACAGCCCGAGGCGACGACGTTCCTCCTGTTCCGCCTGGGTGAGGCGCTTGACGGGGCGGCCCTCCACTGTGACCGTCGGAGCGGCGGCCCTGGCGGCCGGCTAGAACGCCGGGGCGGGCCGCGGCGCCGGGGCAGGCAGGATGCCGCGGGATGCGGCCTTCGGCGGCGCGACGGAGTACTGTTCCATCAACTCCATCTGCCGGGCAAGGCTCATGGCCGCGGCGAGCGACTGCGGATTCTGCACTTGGACGGCGAGGCTGAGCGGCGGGAGGAGACCTCCCGTGAACAGCTGGACCCTCTGGGTTTCGTCCAGGTGACCGGCGCGGGGAAGAAGCGCCTGGAAGCGCGCCTGGTACTCCGCGACGGTGCCGGTACGCCGACAATCGGCGAGCTCGAAGAGTGGGGCAGAGCGCAGAGGCGGTCCAAACCTCAGATTGAGGAGTTCCGTGAAGCGACGCCACGACGGCGTGCCCTCATCCGTCTGCACCTGCATGTACCAGAGTTGCGCCTCGTCGTCGAGGTTGTAAGATGCCATCCATACCTTCTCCATGATCCGCTGCTGGTGGAAGTAGGACTCGCAACGGTTGATGAAGATGAGGGGATCCTTCGTGCCGTCGTACTTCGGAAAGTCCATCTTCTGAAACTTCGGCGGCTGATCGTTATGGTGCTCGCCGGAGCCCGGCCTGGAGGCGGAGGACGACGAGCGATCCGCAATGAGGGCGGCGATGGCCTTGGCATTGGCTGCGACCGTGGCCTGCAGCTCCTTCATGGCATCGGTGAGGGACTTGATTTGATCGGTGTCACCCATGGCGGCGGCGGATGATGAGGTGGAACGGAAAGGCGAGGATCGTCTGGaacgtgataccaggttgtcaagtgCGTCGGCGTCCAAGGTAGCTGGACCACGACTACGGAGTTCGTAGCCTCGTTCCGTCGTCGCCGGCGAGGTTTTGCCCCTCAGCCGTCGGCTTGTTGTTTGGAGAAGAGGGAGGAAATTAGTTTGATAATACTTGCCTGCTACTCACGTGTTCCGTTACAGCATATATGGCCTAAGGCCTTCACACGGATGGAAACTAATTGATCCTATAATTAAGGACTGTAAATAGAAAGTAACAAACTAGACTACGTTTCCATCCTAGCTACTCGTCGGGCCGCGGACATATATCTAGTAAAAATAAAAATCAGAGGAATACGGAAAGAGCTGATTTTGTGTCAGGCCTAATACACCGGATCATAAGGCCCATTTCCTTTACCTTTGCCACGGGCCCCATATTTCCCCGGCATTCGGAAGCCCAGGCGAAGGGGAGCTCGACACTAACCCTAACCCTGCCTTTTCCCCCGGGGCGGCTCCTCCCGCACACGAGATCAGGACCGGGCCCTGGCGGCTCTTCGCTAGGGGAATCGAGagtcgccactgccgccgccacaTCCCGCCGACGCCGCCGACGCCACATCAGCTATCGCTGCCGTCACCGTCGGATACACGATCACCGCCACCGCTGCCACTCCAGGCAAGTCCATCTACATCCGCTGATTTGGGTTGTTCAGAGGGTATGACTATGAGCGAGGGTAGCGTCGTGGGCGGCGAGAggcaaggcggcggcggcgcgggggcgaCCGAGGGCGGGGCTGCAGTGGTGGTGGGGTGGTGGGCGGCGAGGTCGCCGGCGGCCAGGGCGGCGTTGGCGGGGCAGGCAGGGAGATTAGGGAAGGGCGGGGATGGAGCGGCGGGTGGTGAGGTCGCCGGCGTCCAGGGCGGCGTCCAAGGAGGCGTTGGCGGGGCAGGCAGGGAGATTAGGGAAGGGCGCGGCGGGCGGTGAGGTCGCCTGCGGCCAGGGCGGCGGTGGAGACATGCTTAGCAAATAGTGTTGGTGATGGCTACAGTCCTCACGCTCCCGTATCAAGGGATTGGGATTAGCCTTGTTATCAATGGCTAGTAGTAATCCTAATCCTAATCTCTTTTTCAATATCTTTTTCGCTACATGTTAGCCTCGTTATTATTTTTAAATCATCTTTGTCTTTTTTGGGTTCTAATTAATATGATTAGGATTAGGATTAGATAAGTGCTCTTGGGGAATTCGAGTTAAAGTTTGTACTTTACAACTCTTGTTACTTCATCATGATCTAATATGATATGAGCCCATTCACAGGTGTGCTCCCTCTCCTGGATCCCTGTGATCACTGATGGCTGCGGTGCTGCGCCAGCTTCTTCGTCCACGGACAGGATCCACTTATGCCACCTCACCAGCAATGCCGTTGCTGGTGAGATGCTGCTCCAGTGCTATCCCCCCTGCTGCTGCATCCGCTGAAGAAATGGCGGGAGATACTTACTGCTACGCGTTGTAAGTCCCTCATCCTAAGTTTTTTCTTGCTACTGCTTTGTGACTCTTATCAAGAATATTTGAAAAATGTCATGTAAACTACAGGTTGGAGCTGTGCTGTGTAACTCATATTGTTCATGTGACATTTCTTTCTGTAGGGGGGAGTTTGGCATGATGAAGTTTGACAGACAAAAGTTCATACCCCTCGAGAAGTTCATGAAGGTCAACTCAGTTTTCGAGCGAGCACCAACTGACAGATTGATATCACCAATTTCCTTTTTCTCAGCACACCCGTATTTCACATCAGAGTCCGCAAAGCAATGGATCCGGGCAGGATATCTGCAAGTGCACTTCGCCAACAAATTGAAGTTGTCAATTTCGGGAGCTTTTGTTGATGGTAATGTAGGGGTAATTGAAGGGATTAACATTATTGCCTTTCTAAAACTTGACACAAACctgtccagcagcagcagcagcagtgttcCAGAGCCGTATCCAATGACATTCGCTGGGTTCTCAAATTTTCTCCAAGCAAAGATGAGAGAGGCCTATCCAGATGCAAGCTCTATGTCAGAAGGGTTAGAGGCGCTAATGATGCTTACTATCATTGGTAAGTTTAACAATGGTTTGCCTGTGCCCTACAATTTGATCATACACCACCCTGAGTTCCTTCCTCTTGAAGTCATCGCCACTCTTTATATCGAGGCCCATAGGATCCTGAGAAGGCAACTCCCTGCTAATGGCCAACCTGCTCTAGCCTACAATGTTATTCTGGATCTGCA harbors:
- the LOC136514894 gene encoding uncharacterized protein, which encodes MGDTDQIKSLTDAMKELQATVAANAKAIAALIADRSSSSASRPGSGEHHNDQPPKFQKMDFPKYDGTKDPLIFINRCESYFHQQRIMEKVWMASYNLDDEAQLWYMQVQTDEGTPSWRRFTELLNLRFGPPLRSAPLFELADCRRTGTVAEYQARFQALLPRAGHLDETQRVQLFTGGLLPPLSLAVQVQNPQSLAAAMSLARQMELMEQYSVAPPKAASRGILPAPAPRPAPAF
- the LOC136514892 gene encoding uncharacterized protein, whose protein sequence is MAAVLRQLLRPRTGSTYATSPAMPLLVRCCSSAIPPAAASAEEMAGDTYCYALGEFGMMKFDRQKFIPLEKFMKVNSVFERAPTDRLISPISFFSAHPYFTSESAKQWIRAGYLQVHFANKLKLSISGAFVDGNVGVIEGINIIAFLKLDTNLSSSSSSSVPEPYPMTFAGFSNFLQAKMREAYPDASSMSEGLEALMMLTIIGKFNNGLPVPYNLIIHHPEFLPLEVIATLYIEAHRILRRQLPANGQPALAYNVILDLHALLGGFYFNFCASDDMVKGWLGRKQKQPGLLGAFGIPAPPGAQCNLKLLTKLERNHLEVLTRKAYSIPAPSTTSTQPAPAPSTTSTQPAVPAPGSSTAPASSTASTGSSNQIKTPPPPPPKSKRGISVGCASALHGAHC